In Bradyrhizobium sp. CCBAU 051011, the following are encoded in one genomic region:
- a CDS encoding efflux RND transporter permease subunit, protein MASISEPFIRRPVGTTLLAIGLFLVGIVAYVFLPVSSVPNVDFPMIRVSATRPGADPSVMASTVAAPLERRLGQIAGLDQITSTSSLGTTSIQLQFSIGRDIDRAARDVQAAINASLADLPSDLPSLPRFRKSNPAAAPVFVLALTSKTLTTSAMYDVADTVIAQRISQVPGVGEVTVSGADQPAVRIALNPVALSNADIATDDVRQAIINANPLGPVGIFNGGRQSETISTNRQMRTAIEFRDIIIKSAGGNFVRLADVADVEDSVRNSRSIAWFNKQPAVLIQITKQGDANVIDTVDRVRALIPELKQWLPGGVEISTLVDRTGTIRASVLDMQFTLLATAFLVMVVVFAFLRRLTPTIAAGVSVPLALAGTCAGMWLAGFSIDNLSLMALAISVGFVVDDAIVMIENMYRNLEQGMAPYPAALEGAKQIGFTVLSISLSLIAAFTPLIFMDGIVGRLLREFSLTLTFAIVVSTVVSLTVTPMICAHYIKEATSDRATWFDRLVEGTLSRIVAFYARTLRAVLNFPFLTLLVFFATIALTVVLYIKTPKGYFPTDDSGFVIGSTRASADTSFQAMLGLQQQLADIVMADPAVAGVGSSLGGSAGPGGGGSNRGTMFISLKPPEEREGVSTAQVIDRLRRNLYRVAGIRLFMFAAQDIRTGGRQSDSDYQYTLSSTNLDLLQKWAPIVAKRMETVEGITDISSDRDPGGLQLSLVIDRKAASSLGVRVQDIDNALNNAFAQRQISIIYTQRNQYMVVLEIDPKFQADPSNLERIFVAGANDAQVPLSAVVRYQRGLSALAVYHSQSFPSTTVSFNLLPGVPLEVATTNIQRAVDELHMPEGIRGSFDGNAGDFNKTSGRQPLLILGALVAMYIVLGVLYESLAHPITIISTLPSAGLGALLALQVTNTPLTVIAFVGIILLIGIVKKNGIMMVDFALDAERNRGLSSADAIFEACRARFRPILMTTMAALFAGIPLVIATGPGTELRRPLGITIIGGLFVSQILTLYTTPVIYLLIDRLRQRSRPAAVAAPAE, encoded by the coding sequence ATGGCATCGATCTCGGAGCCCTTTATCCGGCGGCCGGTGGGCACCACGCTGCTGGCGATCGGGCTCTTCCTGGTCGGCATCGTCGCCTACGTCTTCCTGCCGGTGTCATCGGTTCCGAACGTCGATTTCCCGATGATCCGGGTGTCCGCCACGCGGCCCGGGGCCGATCCTTCCGTCATGGCCTCGACCGTCGCCGCCCCGCTGGAACGTCGGCTCGGCCAGATCGCGGGTCTCGATCAGATCACGTCGACCAGTTCGCTCGGCACCACCAGCATCCAGTTGCAATTCTCGATCGGCCGCGACATCGACCGCGCCGCGCGTGATGTGCAGGCCGCGATCAATGCCTCGCTGGCGGATCTGCCGAGCGACCTGCCGTCGCTGCCGCGATTCCGCAAATCCAATCCCGCAGCCGCCCCGGTGTTCGTGCTGGCGCTGACCTCGAAGACGCTGACGACGAGCGCGATGTATGACGTCGCCGACACCGTGATCGCGCAACGCATCTCGCAGGTGCCGGGTGTCGGCGAGGTCACGGTCTCTGGCGCCGATCAGCCGGCGGTGCGGATCGCGCTAAATCCTGTGGCGCTGTCGAATGCTGATATCGCCACCGACGACGTTCGTCAGGCGATCATCAACGCCAATCCGCTCGGACCGGTCGGGATCTTCAACGGCGGCCGCCAGAGTGAGACGATCTCGACCAACCGGCAGATGCGCACCGCGATCGAATTCCGCGACATCATCATCAAGAGCGCGGGCGGCAATTTCGTTCGCCTTGCCGACGTCGCCGACGTCGAGGATTCCGTCCGCAACAGCCGCTCGATCGCCTGGTTCAACAAACAGCCGGCCGTGCTGATCCAGATCACCAAGCAGGGCGATGCCAATGTGATCGACACCGTCGATCGGGTGAGGGCGCTCATTCCCGAACTGAAGCAGTGGCTGCCTGGCGGGGTGGAGATTTCCACGCTGGTCGACCGCACCGGCACCATCCGCGCCAGCGTGCTCGACATGCAGTTCACGCTGCTGGCGACGGCTTTTCTGGTGATGGTGGTGGTATTCGCGTTCCTGCGGCGGCTGACGCCGACAATCGCAGCCGGCGTCTCGGTGCCCTTGGCGCTGGCCGGCACCTGCGCCGGGATGTGGCTCGCCGGCTTCTCGATCGACAATCTGTCGCTGATGGCGCTGGCAATCTCCGTCGGCTTCGTGGTCGACGATGCCATCGTCATGATCGAGAACATGTACCGCAACCTCGAACAGGGCATGGCGCCGTATCCGGCAGCGCTGGAAGGCGCGAAACAGATCGGCTTTACCGTGCTGTCGATCAGCCTGTCCCTGATCGCGGCGTTTACGCCGCTGATCTTCATGGACGGCATCGTCGGCCGGCTGCTGCGTGAGTTCTCGCTGACGCTAACCTTTGCCATCGTGGTCTCGACCGTGGTCTCGCTCACGGTCACGCCGATGATCTGCGCGCATTACATCAAGGAAGCGACGTCAGACCGCGCGACCTGGTTCGACCGCCTGGTCGAGGGCACGCTGTCGCGCATCGTCGCCTTCTATGCCCGGACCCTGCGCGCGGTATTGAACTTCCCGTTTCTGACCTTGCTCGTGTTCTTTGCCACCATCGCGCTGACGGTGGTGCTCTACATCAAGACCCCGAAGGGCTATTTTCCGACCGACGACAGCGGGTTCGTCATCGGCTCCACGCGCGCTTCTGCGGATACCTCGTTCCAGGCGATGCTGGGCCTGCAGCAGCAACTGGCTGACATCGTGATGGCCGATCCGGCGGTCGCTGGCGTCGGCTCCTCGCTTGGCGGCAGCGCCGGGCCGGGCGGCGGCGGCTCCAACCGCGGCACCATGTTCATCAGCCTGAAGCCGCCGGAGGAGCGGGAAGGCGTGTCGACGGCGCAGGTGATCGATCGCCTGCGGCGCAATCTTTACCGGGTGGCCGGCATCCGCCTGTTCATGTTCGCGGCGCAGGACATCCGCACTGGCGGCCGGCAGAGCGATTCCGACTATCAATATACGCTGTCGAGCACCAACCTCGACCTCCTGCAGAAATGGGCTCCCATCGTCGCCAAGCGCATGGAGACGGTGGAGGGCATCACCGACATTTCCAGTGACCGCGATCCCGGCGGATTGCAATTGTCGCTGGTGATCGACCGCAAGGCCGCATCGAGCCTGGGTGTTCGCGTCCAGGACATCGACAATGCCCTCAACAATGCATTCGCGCAGCGGCAGATTTCGATCATCTATACCCAGCGCAACCAGTACATGGTGGTGTTGGAGATCGACCCGAAATTCCAGGCGGATCCGTCAAATCTGGAGCGCATTTTCGTGGCCGGCGCCAACGACGCCCAGGTGCCGCTATCGGCCGTGGTGCGCTACCAGCGCGGCCTGTCGGCGCTCGCTGTGTATCACTCGCAATCGTTCCCCTCGACCACGGTCTCATTCAATCTGCTGCCTGGCGTGCCGCTGGAGGTCGCGACCACAAACATCCAGCGTGCGGTCGATGAACTGCATATGCCGGAAGGCATTCGCGGCAGTTTTGACGGCAACGCCGGCGATTTCAACAAGACCAGCGGACGCCAGCCGTTGTTGATCCTCGGCGCGCTGGTGGCGATGTATATCGTGCTCGGCGTGCTCTATGAGAGCCTGGCCCATCCGATCACGATCATCTCGACCTTGCCGTCGGCGGGTTTGGGGGCGCTGCTGGCACTGCAGGTAACCAACACGCCGCTCACCGTGATCGCCTTCGTCGGCATCATCCTCTTGATCGGCATCGTCAAGAAGAACGGTATCATGATGGTCGATTTCGCGCTCGATGCCGAGCGCAACCGCGGCCTGTCCTCGGCGGACGCGATCTTCGAGGCCTGCCGCGCCCGCTTCCGCCCGATTCTGATGACGACGATGGCGGCGCTGTTTGCCGGCATTCCGCTGGTGATCGCCACCGGCCCCGGCACCGAGCTGCGCCGGCCGCTCGGCATCACCATCATCGGCGGCTTGTTCGTCTCCCAGATACTGACGCTGTATACGACGCCGGTGATCTACCTGCTGATCGACCGGCTGCGGCAGCGATCGCGGCCGGCCGCGGTGGCAGCCCCCGCCGAATAG
- a CDS encoding tRNA-uridine aminocarboxypropyltransferase, with translation MSDPSNSQTAAVVEAVPDCPRCGKPLPLCICDSVTPIQSRISLLILQHPQEQDRTLGTARLTAQHFEDAVVKIGLSWPSLSKALGRTVHDPSRWAVLYLGSAKVADLDTDAEIVAINRKGEIEPHQRAILGDIEGVVLLDGTWSQAKALWWRNAWMLKCQRVILGPKRPSRYGKLRKEPRRDGLSTIEAAGLLLAKLEKRPEIAEALNASFDRMLARYREVQAEMPEVAPKPKKRDWRRRKRG, from the coding sequence ATGTCAGACCCATCCAATTCCCAGACCGCCGCCGTCGTGGAGGCCGTTCCGGACTGTCCGCGTTGCGGCAAGCCGCTGCCGCTCTGCATCTGCGACAGCGTGACCCCGATCCAAAGCAGGATCTCGCTGCTGATCCTGCAACATCCGCAGGAGCAGGACAGGACGCTCGGCACTGCGCGGCTGACGGCGCAGCATTTCGAGGATGCGGTGGTCAAAATCGGCCTGTCCTGGCCGAGCCTGTCCAAAGCGTTGGGACGGACGGTTCACGATCCCTCGCGCTGGGCCGTGCTTTATCTCGGCTCGGCCAAGGTCGCTGACCTCGATACCGATGCCGAGATCGTCGCGATCAACCGCAAGGGCGAAATCGAGCCGCACCAGCGCGCCATCCTCGGAGATATCGAGGGCGTCGTGCTGCTAGACGGAACCTGGAGCCAGGCCAAGGCGCTGTGGTGGCGCAATGCGTGGATGCTGAAGTGCCAGCGCGTCATTCTTGGGCCGAAGCGCCCGTCGCGTTACGGCAAGCTGCGCAAGGAGCCGCGCCGTGACGGTCTTTCCACCATCGAAGCCGCAGGTCTGCTGCTGGCGAAGCTCGAGAAGCGGCCCGAGATCGCCGAGGCGCTCAACGCCAGCTTCGATCGGATGCTTGCGCGGTATCGCGAAGTGCAGGCGGAGATGCCGGAGGTCGCGCCGAAGCCGAAGAAGCGGGATTGGCGACGACGGAAACGGGGTTAA
- a CDS encoding TetR/AcrR family transcriptional regulator, translated as MPRAKAGQKTTAEAAPALARLVPTQQRSRERFEKILACAAELMAEKGSEAFRMSDVVERSGVPFGSLYQYFPDKTAIIGTLAERYNAVGRDCVRRDLAVVRAARDLHPALCRITDSYYRMFMDVPVMRDIWQATQADRALQKLDEEDGAYLAGLLGEALRRIAPDAPASALASFSQLMMTLIAATVRHAITQEAKEAARILTLFKRMLPKNLAALEA; from the coding sequence ATGCCGCGGGCGAAAGCTGGACAGAAAACAACAGCTGAGGCTGCGCCTGCGTTGGCACGCCTGGTCCCGACCCAGCAGCGCAGCCGCGAGCGGTTCGAAAAGATCCTCGCATGTGCTGCGGAGCTGATGGCGGAGAAAGGCAGCGAAGCCTTCCGCATGAGCGACGTCGTCGAACGCAGCGGAGTGCCGTTCGGCTCGCTCTATCAGTACTTTCCGGACAAGACGGCGATCATCGGCACGCTGGCGGAGCGCTACAACGCGGTCGGCCGCGACTGCGTCCGGCGCGACCTCGCCGTGGTCAGGGCTGCCCGCGATCTGCATCCGGCCTTATGCCGCATTACCGACAGCTACTACCGGATGTTCATGGACGTGCCTGTCATGCGCGACATCTGGCAGGCGACGCAGGCCGACCGCGCCCTGCAGAAACTTGACGAGGAAGACGGCGCCTATCTTGCCGGGCTGCTCGGCGAGGCGCTGCGGCGGATCGCGCCCGACGCGCCCGCATCCGCACTGGCCTCGTTTTCCCAACTGATGATGACGCTGATCGCTGCGACCGTCCGCCACGCCATCACGCAGGAGGCGAAGGAAGCCGCCCGCATCCTCACTCTGTTCAAGCGGATGCTGCCGAAGAATCTCGCCGCGCTGGAGGCGTGA
- a CDS encoding NmrA family NAD(P)-binding protein: MSELPILIIGGAGKTGARVNALLQSRGIPTRAVSRSTPVPFDWTRPETWPAALSGAAMAYVTYQPDLSVEGAAEAIAEVGRLARENGLERVVLLSGRGEPGAQRAEAALQQSGVPWTIVRASWFNQNFSEGYLLDGVLAGEIALPAGAVPEPFIDADDIAEVVVAALTDPRHAGKLYEVTGPRALTFAQAVAEIAQAAGRPVQYRQVAPQEFAAAMRPHVPDDVIELMLELFTVVLDGRNSDVAHGVEQALGRPARDFSDYASRTAATGVWRT, from the coding sequence ATGTCGGAACTCCCGATTCTGATCATCGGCGGCGCGGGCAAGACCGGTGCGCGCGTCAATGCGCTGCTGCAGTCGCGCGGCATCCCGACCCGGGCGGTGTCGCGCTCGACGCCTGTGCCGTTCGACTGGACCCGGCCCGAGACATGGCCGGCCGCGCTTTCTGGCGCCGCGATGGCCTATGTCACCTATCAGCCGGATCTTTCGGTCGAAGGCGCCGCCGAGGCGATCGCGGAGGTCGGCCGGCTGGCGCGCGAGAACGGTCTCGAGCGCGTCGTCCTATTGTCGGGTCGCGGCGAGCCTGGCGCGCAGCGGGCGGAGGCGGCGCTGCAGCAGTCCGGCGTGCCCTGGACCATCGTGCGCGCAAGCTGGTTCAACCAGAACTTTTCCGAAGGCTATCTGCTTGACGGCGTGCTGGCCGGCGAGATCGCACTGCCGGCGGGCGCCGTGCCCGAACCGTTCATCGACGCCGACGACATCGCCGAGGTCGTAGTCGCGGCGCTGACTGACCCGCGCCATGCCGGCAAGCTCTATGAGGTGACGGGACCGCGCGCGCTGACGTTTGCGCAAGCGGTTGCCGAGATCGCCCAGGCCGCGGGGCGGCCGGTGCAGTACCGGCAGGTCGCACCGCAGGAGTTTGCCGCCGCCATGCGGCCCCATGTGCCTGACGACGTCATCGAGCTGATGCTGGAGCTGTTTACCGTCGTGCTCGACGGCCGCAATTCTGATGTCGCGCATGGCGTCGAGCAGGCGCTCGGCCGTCCGGCGCGGGACTTTTCCGACTATGCAAGCCGGACCGCCGCGACCGGTGTGTGGAGGACTTGA
- a CDS encoding DUF1772 domain-containing protein: MLQMLITGLLWFSAIGCGLLAGLYFAFSTFIMTAFDRIGQAAGIAAMNAINAVIVQSLFLPVFLATTATSAALAVMALLRWGEPGAIAMLVGGVLYVLGMFVVTMTFNVPLNNALAAADPASQEAASLWARYLTDWTFWNHVRTVASTAACALFIAAIAAQ; the protein is encoded by the coding sequence ATGCTGCAGATGTTGATCACCGGCTTGCTGTGGTTCTCCGCCATCGGCTGCGGCCTGCTCGCCGGGCTCTACTTTGCGTTCTCGACTTTCATCATGACGGCGTTCGACCGTATCGGACAGGCCGCTGGCATCGCCGCGATGAATGCGATCAATGCCGTCATCGTGCAGTCGCTGTTCCTGCCGGTGTTTCTGGCAACGACGGCAACGAGCGCCGCGCTGGCGGTGATGGCGCTGTTGCGCTGGGGTGAGCCGGGCGCAATAGCGATGCTGGTCGGCGGCGTGCTCTACGTGCTCGGCATGTTCGTCGTCACGATGACCTTCAACGTGCCGCTGAACAACGCGCTTGCCGCGGCCGATCCCGCAAGTCAGGAGGCCGCTTCGCTGTGGGCGCGCTATCTGACGGACTGGACGTTTTGGAACCACGTGCGGACGGTCGCGTCCACGGCCGCTTGCGCGCTGTTCATTGCTGCCATTGCGGCGCAATAG
- a CDS encoding choice-of-anchor K domain-containing protein: protein MSRTFKLLAAGLLAGLVHSPANAALVSFTGDGNFSSISNCNGGSPGCSITNNNNVLKMSGAANNNKPSTLTITDITGNITTNKDDYVIGKITWVNLATYNTDQNFNVKYTFTLNFTSPGSSSDFQEFNLNIQQTTNPSPDNVFNISQTLLNNLGPFTLNGVTVSDIHFAEYGDGWYDKYTDKWTNPEGKTSTLKILADFTFETAAPPVPEPSTWAMMILGFAGVGFMAYRRKRSGSALTAA from the coding sequence ATGAGCAGGACATTTAAATTATTGGCCGCAGGTTTGCTCGCCGGTCTCGTGCATTCACCGGCAAATGCAGCGCTCGTGAGCTTCACCGGTGACGGCAATTTTTCCAGCATCTCGAATTGCAACGGCGGCAGCCCCGGCTGCTCCATCACCAATAACAACAACGTGCTCAAAATGTCTGGCGCGGCGAATAACAACAAGCCGAGCACGCTGACCATCACCGATATCACCGGCAACATCACGACAAACAAGGACGATTACGTCATCGGCAAGATCACCTGGGTGAATCTTGCGACCTACAACACCGACCAGAACTTCAACGTCAAATACACTTTCACCCTGAACTTCACCTCGCCGGGCAGCTCATCTGATTTTCAGGAGTTCAACCTGAACATCCAGCAGACGACCAACCCGTCGCCTGACAACGTGTTCAACATCAGCCAGACGCTGCTCAACAACCTTGGTCCGTTCACCCTCAATGGCGTTACGGTGTCCGACATCCACTTCGCTGAATATGGTGATGGATGGTACGACAAATACACCGACAAATGGACGAACCCCGAGGGCAAGACGTCGACGCTCAAAATCCTGGCGGACTTCACCTTCGAAACAGCCGCGCCTCCGGTCCCGGAACCCTCGACCTGGGCGATGATGATCCTCGGTTTTGCGGGCGTCGGCTTCATGGCCTATCGCCGCAAGCGCAGCGGCAGCGCGCTCACCGCGGCCTGA
- a CDS encoding protein-L-isoaspartate O-methyltransferase → MSGFAAARQNMVDGQVRPSDVTDIRIIDAMLAVPREAFVPENKRALAYLDLDLDVSEGGSAKRYLIKPAVLAKMLQAAEIKESDRVLVVGCATGYAAAVIARFAPQVSATESDSALAAKAQTILAGNGCGHVAVRTAATADGDPASAPYDVIVLNGATEIVPEQLYGQLRSGGRLVGVFATSRPARATIVTCSHGDFGHRTLFDAAAPVLPGMELVPAFVF, encoded by the coding sequence ATGTCCGGTTTTGCGGCCGCGCGCCAGAATATGGTCGATGGTCAGGTGCGTCCGAGCGACGTGACCGATATCCGAATCATCGATGCCATGCTGGCTGTGCCGCGTGAGGCCTTCGTTCCCGAGAACAAGCGGGCGCTGGCCTATCTGGACCTCGATCTCGACGTCAGCGAAGGCGGCTCAGCCAAGCGCTACCTGATCAAGCCCGCCGTGCTGGCGAAGATGCTGCAGGCGGCCGAGATCAAGGAGAGCGACCGCGTCCTGGTGGTCGGCTGCGCCACCGGATATGCCGCCGCCGTGATCGCCCGATTCGCTCCCCAGGTGAGCGCGACGGAGAGCGATTCGGCGCTGGCGGCAAAGGCGCAGACGATTCTGGCCGGCAATGGCTGTGGACACGTCGCGGTCCGGACCGCGGCGACGGCGGATGGAGATCCCGCGAGCGCGCCTTATGATGTGATCGTGCTTAACGGCGCAACCGAGATCGTGCCGGAGCAGCTCTACGGGCAATTGCGCAGCGGCGGCCGATTGGTCGGCGTTTTTGCGACGTCGCGGCCTGCACGGGCTACCATCGTGACCTGTTCGCACGGCGATTTCGGTCACCGGACGCTGTTCGATGCCGCTGCCCCGGTGCTGCCCGGCATGGAACTCGTTCCAGCCTTCGTTTTCTAG
- a CDS encoding TolC family outer membrane protein, translated as MRGVKEFAGAAASALLLVCMGSTPVLADTIEAALVRAYQNNPQLNAQRAQVRITDENVPQALSGYRPRVAVTASAGVQYTDSLTQTGDLNVGRPPPINGTNPPRSVGATITQTLFNGQQTANRTRAAESQVSGAREGLRVLEQTVLLQAATIYMDYLRDSAIVEVQKSNVRVLEQTLKQTRDRFNVGEVTRTDVAQSEAQLAAGKTQLLTAEANLNTTRSNFRRIIGNEPQNLAPGSPVDRFLPATLPAAVELGLLQNPNVTAAMFGIDVSYLQVKVAEGALLPTVTLQAAVQQSYEQSLIQYRSFGASVTTQLNVPIYQGGAEYSLIRQSKETVAQQRLVLDQTRDQTRANVVTAWGQLVAGKAQVASAQSQVQASEIALNGVREEAKAGQRTTLDVLNAQQALVNARVALVTAQHDRVVASYSVLSQIGRLSPQVLNLPTTVYDPSVHYHQVRDSWAGVRTPDGR; from the coding sequence ATGCGTGGGGTGAAGGAATTTGCCGGAGCTGCAGCTTCGGCCCTTCTATTAGTGTGCATGGGCTCGACGCCCGTATTGGCCGACACGATTGAGGCAGCGCTGGTGCGCGCCTATCAAAACAATCCGCAGCTCAACGCGCAGCGCGCGCAGGTGCGCATCACCGACGAGAACGTGCCGCAGGCGCTGTCGGGCTACCGCCCGAGAGTCGCGGTCACCGCGAGCGCGGGCGTCCAATACACTGACAGCCTTACCCAGACCGGCGATCTCAATGTCGGGAGGCCTCCCCCAATAAACGGCACCAATCCGCCGCGCAGCGTCGGCGCCACCATCACGCAGACCCTCTTCAACGGCCAGCAGACCGCGAACCGGACGAGGGCGGCGGAGAGCCAGGTTTCCGGCGCCCGCGAAGGCTTGAGGGTGCTCGAACAGACCGTGCTGCTTCAGGCGGCCACAATTTACATGGACTATTTGCGCGACTCCGCGATCGTCGAGGTGCAGAAGAGCAACGTTCGCGTGCTCGAGCAGACGCTGAAACAGACGCGCGACCGCTTCAATGTCGGCGAAGTGACGCGCACCGACGTTGCGCAATCGGAAGCCCAGCTCGCCGCGGGCAAAACGCAGCTCCTCACCGCAGAAGCCAACCTCAACACGACGCGCTCGAATTTCCGTCGCATCATCGGCAACGAGCCGCAAAACCTGGCGCCGGGCTCACCGGTCGACCGCTTCCTGCCGGCGACACTGCCGGCCGCCGTCGAACTCGGCCTGTTGCAAAATCCGAACGTCACCGCGGCGATGTTCGGCATCGACGTCAGCTACCTCCAGGTCAAGGTGGCGGAAGGCGCGCTCTTGCCGACCGTCACGCTTCAGGCAGCGGTTCAGCAGTCTTATGAGCAGAGCCTGATCCAGTACCGTTCGTTCGGTGCATCCGTGACTACGCAGCTCAACGTTCCGATCTATCAGGGCGGCGCCGAATATTCGCTGATCCGCCAGTCCAAGGAAACGGTGGCACAGCAGCGCCTCGTTCTGGACCAGACCCGGGATCAGACCCGCGCCAACGTGGTCACGGCATGGGGGCAGCTCGTTGCCGGCAAGGCGCAGGTCGCCTCCGCCCAATCGCAGGTACAGGCATCGGAAATTGCGCTCAATGGCGTGCGCGAGGAAGCCAAGGCCGGACAGCGCACCACGCTCGACGTGCTCAACGCTCAGCAGGCACTGGTGAATGCGCGCGTCGCGCTCGTCACCGCGCAGCACGATCGCGTGGTGGCGTCGTACTCCGTGCTGAGCCAGATCGGACGGCTGTCGCCGCAGGTGCTCAACCTGCCGACCACGGTCTACGATCCGAGCGTGCACTATCATCAGGTGCGCGATAGCTGGGCGGGCGTGCGCACGCCCGACGGCCGCTGA
- a CDS encoding PopZ family protein, with translation MTQPAKVQEPSMEEILASIRRIIADDEAKPAAAKPEAAAAPAPKPVMKDIPPSAIAPKPAAPKPAPAPPPPEPAASNNQDDIDAMLASLDAATPEADIRPAPQPEADVFELTDEMALPDPTPPPASSFNKIEPADDIEFSEARRARQPVHEPPFDNSPPGPAILSRSTVSAVESAFNSLANTVLSNNARTLEDLVKEMLRPMLKSWLDDNLPGLVERIVKAEIERVSRGR, from the coding sequence ATGACGCAACCTGCAAAGGTCCAAGAGCCCTCGATGGAGGAGATTCTGGCGTCGATCCGTCGCATCATTGCCGACGACGAGGCGAAGCCTGCGGCCGCCAAGCCGGAGGCCGCAGCCGCGCCGGCACCGAAGCCGGTGATGAAGGACATTCCGCCCTCGGCGATTGCTCCCAAGCCGGCGGCGCCCAAGCCCGCGCCAGCCCCGCCACCGCCCGAACCGGCCGCCAGCAACAACCAGGATGACATTGACGCGATGCTGGCGAGCCTCGATGCGGCGACGCCCGAGGCCGATATCAGGCCGGCGCCGCAGCCCGAGGCCGACGTGTTCGAGCTTACCGACGAGATGGCGTTGCCTGATCCGACGCCGCCGCCGGCGTCGTCGTTCAACAAGATCGAGCCGGCGGACGACATCGAATTCAGCGAGGCCCGCAGGGCCAGGCAGCCGGTCCACGAGCCGCCGTTCGACAACTCACCACCTGGGCCGGCGATCTTGTCGCGTTCAACCGTTTCCGCCGTCGAGTCCGCCTTCAATTCCCTGGCCAATACCGTGCTGAGCAACAACGCGCGAACACTGGAAGATCTGGTCAAGGAAATGCTGCGGCCGATGCTGAAGTCCTGGCTGGATGACAATCTGCCGGGCCTGGTGGAGCGAATCGTCAAGGCCGAGATCGAGCGGGTTTCGCGCGGGCGCTAG